One Cellulomonas soli DNA window includes the following coding sequences:
- the ribD gene encoding bifunctional diaminohydroxyphosphoribosylaminopyrimidine deaminase/5-amino-6-(5-phosphoribosylamino)uracil reductase RibD, producing the protein MSTTADQAALPASGANASPETFLGPPDVTPDELGALERAFVLARLGPAHGPNPRVGCVLLGPDGRVLGEGWHRGAGTPHAEVAALVDARERDEDVRGATAVVTLEPCNHTGRTGPCSEALLAAQVRRVVVSVDDPNPQASGGAERLRASGVDVVSEVLAEQGERVLGPWLTAVRRARPFVTLKLAASLDGRVAAADGTSRWITSEVARQHAHELRSEVDAIVVGTATALVDDPSLTARNVAGELHHHQPLRVVVGLREVPAGARLRGPGGELVEVRTHDPVAVLAVLHAREVRHVLVEGGPTLAAAFLRAGVVDEVHAYVAPVLLGAGRSAVGDLGVGTIADALRLVPQEVIPLGPDVLVVATPLAQPVTSLTSKPTSRPTSTPVHADEER; encoded by the coding sequence ATGAGCACGACGGCGGACCAGGCGGCGTTGCCCGCGTCCGGGGCGAACGCGTCGCCCGAGACGTTTCTGGGACCCCCCGACGTCACCCCTGATGAGCTGGGCGCGCTGGAGCGTGCGTTCGTCCTCGCCCGCCTCGGGCCTGCGCACGGCCCCAACCCGCGCGTCGGCTGCGTGCTGCTGGGCCCGGACGGCCGTGTGCTCGGCGAGGGCTGGCATCGCGGGGCCGGGACGCCGCACGCCGAGGTCGCCGCTCTGGTCGACGCCCGCGAGCGCGACGAGGACGTGCGCGGTGCGACGGCGGTCGTCACCCTCGAGCCGTGCAACCACACGGGTCGGACCGGGCCGTGCAGCGAGGCTCTGCTCGCCGCGCAGGTCCGTCGCGTGGTGGTGTCGGTCGACGACCCGAACCCGCAGGCGTCCGGGGGTGCCGAGCGGTTGCGTGCCTCGGGGGTGGACGTCGTGTCCGAGGTCCTGGCCGAGCAGGGGGAGCGGGTGCTCGGGCCGTGGCTGACGGCGGTGCGCCGGGCCCGGCCGTTCGTCACGCTGAAGCTCGCCGCGTCGTTGGACGGCCGGGTGGCCGCCGCCGACGGGACGAGCCGGTGGATCACGTCCGAGGTCGCTCGGCAGCACGCGCACGAGCTGCGCTCCGAGGTCGACGCGATCGTGGTGGGGACCGCGACGGCGCTGGTCGACGACCCGTCGCTGACGGCACGGAACGTGGCCGGCGAGCTGCACCACCACCAGCCGCTGCGTGTGGTCGTGGGCCTGCGCGAGGTGCCCGCGGGTGCGCGGCTGCGGGGGCCCGGCGGCGAGCTCGTCGAGGTGCGCACGCACGACCCGGTCGCGGTCCTTGCGGTGCTGCACGCCAGGGAGGTCCGGCACGTGCTCGTCGAGGGTGGGCCGACGCTCGCGGCGGCCTTCCTGCGGGCGGGTGTCGTGGACGAGGTGCACGCCTACGTCGCACCGGTGCTCCTGGGTGCTGGCCGTTCGGCGGTCGGTGACCTCGGCGTCGGGACGATCGCCGACGCCCTGCGGCTGGTCCCGCAGGAGGTCATCCCGCTCGGTCCTGACGTGCTCGTCGTGGCGACCCCGCTCGCGCAACCCGTCACCAGCCTCACCAGCAAGCCCACCAGCAGACCCACCAGCACACCTGTGCACGCGGACGAGGAGCGTTGA